One stretch of Prosthecobacter debontii DNA includes these proteins:
- a CDS encoding DUF2971 domain-containing protein: MSTKNTTSRPPSNNFLNWDDQSKIDAPIYRFMPFARLREMATGKKNCLVRTKLWDDPFENFLFSATALDEHGNRIGFGMRDDLYGQCWTDAEETDAMWRIYSHEKDGVRVRCTPRKLLSGLYKSEGKFRDISCFIGKVSYHSEDAIRASITDPKFVNAAAFDTSGVNQCKTLLLKRLAFSHESEVRLIYLSPNKRSSAEDRFFYPLDPLLLFDEIVLDPRLEDSAVAAHRADLATLGFNCTVRQSDLYRIPNLVARLS; the protein is encoded by the coding sequence ATGAGCACGAAAAACACGACCTCTAGACCACCATCCAACAACTTCCTCAACTGGGACGACCAGTCGAAGATCGACGCGCCTATCTACCGCTTCATGCCGTTCGCGCGGCTGCGTGAAATGGCCACAGGCAAGAAAAACTGCCTCGTCCGCACCAAGCTTTGGGACGACCCCTTCGAGAACTTCCTGTTCTCGGCCACCGCCCTCGACGAGCACGGGAACCGCATCGGTTTCGGGATGCGAGACGACCTCTACGGCCAATGCTGGACCGACGCCGAGGAAACCGACGCGATGTGGCGAATCTACAGCCACGAGAAAGACGGCGTCCGGGTTCGCTGCACGCCGCGAAAGCTTCTGTCCGGCCTCTACAAGAGCGAGGGCAAGTTCCGGGACATATCCTGCTTCATCGGAAAAGTCTCGTACCATTCTGAGGATGCTATCCGCGCCTCGATAACCGACCCAAAGTTTGTTAACGCGGCCGCGTTCGACACCTCCGGGGTGAACCAGTGCAAGACCTTGCTCCTCAAGCGCCTCGCGTTCTCGCACGAGAGCGAGGTGCGCTTGATTTACCTTAGCCCAAACAAGCGCAGCAGCGCTGAAGACCGGTTTTTCTACCCGCTCGACCCGCTCTTGCTCTTTGACGAGATCGTGCTCGATCCGAGACTGGAAGATTCCGCCGTCGCCGCGCACCGCGCCGATCTCGCGACTCTCGGTTTTAACTGCACGGTTCGCCAGTCTGACCTCTACCGAATCCCGAATCTGGTCGCCAGACTCAGCTAG
- a CDS encoding thermonuclease family protein, which produces MVQFHNFGLLLVAAWMSVGLGLTGLEASEITGKVVGVHDGDSLTLLTPDKTQIKVRLEGIDAPELKQPFGAASKKALSDLVFGKTVRLEETGKDRYRRTLGNIFVGDVWVNLAMVERGMAWFFVKYSKEATLESAEIKARKMRLGLWGGKDQTAPWEWRKSK; this is translated from the coding sequence GTGGTTCAATTTCACAATTTCGGCCTACTGCTCGTCGCGGCCTGGATGTCGGTCGGGCTAGGCCTGACCGGCTTGGAAGCCAGCGAAATCACAGGGAAGGTGGTCGGCGTGCACGACGGCGACTCGCTCACGCTCCTCACGCCAGACAAAACGCAGATCAAGGTCCGGCTCGAAGGCATCGACGCGCCCGAGCTGAAGCAGCCGTTCGGGGCAGCCTCCAAGAAGGCGCTCTCCGACTTGGTGTTTGGTAAGACTGTGCGGCTGGAGGAAACCGGGAAGGACCGCTACAGGCGGACGCTCGGGAACATCTTCGTCGGCGATGTCTGGGTGAACCTCGCCATGGTCGAGAGGGGAATGGCGTGGTTCTTCGTGAAGTACAGCAAAGAGGCCACGCTCGAATCAGCAGAGATCAAAGCCCGCAAGATGCGATTGGGTCTGTGGGGCGGCAAAGACCAGACCGCCCCGTGGGAATGGAGGAAGAGCAAGTAG
- a CDS encoding HesA/MoeB/ThiF family protein, with protein MKVTLKISRSLLAKGLDDLERPHPFAHERLGFFSLRRSTRNNHTVLLATDYHEIADDLYIRDPHCGGRIGGEAIRQAMGRSIGGGVGQLWVHTHGRSGVPVASAVDCREGPRVAQSLANAHASSFHGWAVLSEDGMCGEVIAPGSSIAPIQDFSVVGFPMLLPDRSPPPRKRGFLDFLRPFEAVDYDRQSFLGEDSQAIFSKARIGVVGLGGGGSHVCQQLAHIGFLNLVLCDDDRTEKTNLNRLIGATMRDAIKRRHKTAIAARLIKALHSSAVLSDAPASWEEKREQLRECDIVFGCLDSFRARRDLEAFCRSHQIPLIDIGMMVLPDRNEISGQVALSLPGESCLHCLRVLTPENLAEEAQGYGAGKQPQVVWPNGILASAAVGYAVQLLTGWSGKAPHARLDYRGSTATLSPSNLLPLLKTIPCSHYPLDASGDPVFKRL; from the coding sequence ATGAAAGTGACCCTCAAGATATCACGCAGTCTGCTCGCCAAAGGCTTAGACGACCTTGAGCGCCCCCACCCTTTCGCGCACGAAAGGCTTGGCTTCTTTTCGCTCCGCAGGTCAACCCGGAACAACCACACCGTCCTGCTTGCCACGGATTACCACGAGATTGCCGACGACCTCTACATCCGCGACCCTCACTGCGGGGGAAGGATTGGCGGAGAGGCAATCAGACAGGCAATGGGGAGATCCATTGGAGGAGGTGTCGGCCAGCTCTGGGTTCACACGCACGGGCGAAGTGGGGTCCCGGTGGCGAGCGCCGTCGATTGCCGGGAGGGGCCGCGAGTCGCACAGAGTTTGGCCAACGCGCACGCCTCATCATTTCACGGGTGGGCGGTGCTCTCTGAGGACGGAATGTGCGGCGAAGTGATTGCGCCGGGTTCGAGCATTGCCCCAATCCAAGACTTCTCGGTTGTCGGGTTTCCGATGCTCCTCCCAGACCGTTCTCCGCCGCCACGGAAGCGCGGATTTCTAGACTTCTTGAGGCCATTTGAGGCCGTTGACTATGACCGGCAGAGTTTCCTCGGCGAAGACTCTCAAGCCATTTTCTCGAAAGCACGCATTGGAGTCGTTGGCCTTGGCGGGGGCGGCTCTCATGTATGCCAGCAGCTAGCACATATCGGGTTTCTCAACCTGGTCCTCTGCGACGATGACCGGACCGAGAAGACCAACCTCAACAGGCTCATCGGGGCAACGATGCGCGACGCGATCAAGCGCAGGCACAAGACCGCTATCGCAGCGCGCCTCATCAAGGCGCTCCACTCGTCTGCTGTGCTCAGCGATGCGCCCGCCTCGTGGGAGGAAAAGCGCGAGCAGTTGCGAGAATGCGACATCGTCTTCGGCTGCCTGGATTCATTTCGCGCCAGACGCGACTTGGAGGCGTTTTGCCGCTCCCACCAGATTCCGCTCATAGACATTGGAATGATGGTGCTGCCCGACCGAAACGAAATCAGCGGTCAGGTCGCCCTTTCGTTGCCCGGCGAGTCGTGCCTGCACTGCCTTCGCGTGCTCACACCGGAAAACCTGGCCGAGGAGGCGCAGGGCTACGGCGCGGGCAAGCAACCGCAAGTCGTGTGGCCGAACGGCATTCTCGCGTCTGCCGCAGTCGGCTATGCGGTGCAACTGTTGACCGGCTGGTCCGGCAAAGCGCCGCACGCAAGACTCGACTACCGAGGCTCCACCGCGACGCTCTCGCCATCAAACCTCCTGCCGCTTCTAAAGACCATCCCATGCAGCCATTACCCTCTGGACGCATCAGGCGACCCGGTTTTCAAGAGGCTGTGA
- a CDS encoding DUF2188 domain-containing protein: MNPKQSNNQHVVPHKGAWAVRAEGSERVTSRHTTQTAAIGAARTIAQNQKSEMFIHAKNGQIRERNTYGPDQCPPIG, encoded by the coding sequence ATGAACCCGAAGCAGTCCAACAATCAGCATGTGGTCCCTCACAAGGGGGCCTGGGCAGTCAGAGCAGAAGGCAGCGAACGCGTGACTTCGCGTCACACGACGCAAACGGCAGCTATCGGTGCCGCACGGACCATCGCTCAAAACCAGAAAAGCGAGATGTTCATCCACGCGAAGAACGGCCAAATCCGCGAGCGAAACACCTACGGCCCGGATCAGTGTCCGCCGATTGGCTAA